The genome window gtcaccatgaaagCGGTCCTAAATAACCTAATTAATGAAGTAACTTCCAGCAGTTAACAAAACTGATGGATAGTTACAAAGATAATGTTACATTGAACTATTACCTTGATAAAGAAGAATATAACAATTGGATTCCTAAACTGCTGGAGGATTCTTGCATTTTAGGAAATTTCGTACTTCTGGTCTTTGGTTGACTTATTGACTTGATCTTCTGATTttcagttttgacttttgttgactaGTTGACCAGCACTTTGACAATCCAACACTTGTACTTTTGTTCTCTTTTCGTTAGAGCATCAGTTCTGCTCTAGCACTTTTGGTGGTAGTTTGTAAAGCTTTCAACGAGGAAACTTCTGACCTTTAGATTGTATTTCAACTTATTCAATAAGACAGTAAAGATGGTTACCTTAGATTTTGGCTTTCATAATCAACACCTTGGGAGAgagaggtcttgggttcaagtctcacGGACTACAGGAATAAAAAggaatttgccgttaaaaaaaaataatcaacAATCTTACATAACCGAACACATATATCTACTGGGAATAAATTTTGGATAGAACTTCCTTTGAACAATTTCATAGATCATGGTCATAAGTAGGTTTCATATTGGTATTGGTATTGTGTTTGTATACTTTGACATAAGATACATATTGGAACTTGATTCTATAAAGGCATGTTATTTGACATGTCCTAATGTTGTAATAATTGAACATGGATCTTCCATAATTGAACTTGCCACTAAAGTATAATTGACCGGTCATTTTCAGTTGTCGCTAGTCAAGCACAAAGTGGACACCTCATATCAAATTTGATTATCCACCAATTGAAAACGGGAATGGTGCAAACTCCAAATAAAACATTAAAGATTGTGTGGTTGACCACGTAACTGGAAGAAAAAGGCAAAACATTAAAATCGTGGCATAACTTTTAAGAGTTCTTTTTACAAAAGTAGTGTTGGAAGTTGGAACCGAGGGATATGAACAAATAAGAACTATTTCAATAAGgtctaaaaatatgtttttatttatttttttattttaagcaATTTATTATTTGCTTACACAGATATCATATATTTGGTTGTTTTACGTCAGTAACAAATTTCAGGTATAATATAGGACCTTGATATTCACACACCTCAAACTTTATATCTACATCCCCCAAAGTGTCCCGCTTTGACCAAAGCGGTGCGTTTTGGCCTGCTTTCCAGACAACTGGTGATGTGATGGCGTACGATGTCCCTATTTTGTACGTTGAAGCGCCCCGTTTTGGCCAAAGCGATGCGTTTAAGGTGCGATCTGCAGACAAAGGGGGATGAGACTTGATAGGATTCTATATTTTGTATGGTGTCAGAGAAAGTGTCACGTTTTGAACCCTAAGTGCCGCGCTTTGGTCAAAGCGCAACGCTCCCACCCTCATTTCATGCATTTAAGAGGCAGGCCATCCGTTCTGTCTCGTGTCCTCAAATTTTTTTTCATCCATTTCAAAAAATTGAGGTTGAGGTTCTGTTGGGTTTTTTGTTTTGAACTGTGAAAATTCTGTTGAGGGGAGCATTTTTTCAGTGAGTGATTACGATGTCGTGATTTAGCAACTACATTTTCGGTGAATACTCTGAGGAGTCCGTTGTTCCAGATTCTTATGAGGGAGCCGTTATTTCTGCCTCATATGATATACTGATCCCTTCCAACACGAGGGAGGAGGAATaggttgtatctggcattcgttatTATGACAATATGGTTGAGCGGGACTTGAATGTCCCTATGGAAGACTCTGACGCACAATACGGCTATTCGGATTACAGATACCGAGGTGAACCGTATTCTCAGGCTGAATATCCGTACGGTCAGCCAAACTATCACGACCACGGTTACGGTGGTGGGCAGAGCTATGTATAACAAGACTATCCAGACACCGGTTATGGTGGTGAGCGGAGCTATGTACAACAACACTATCCCGACCACGGTTATGGTGGTGAGCCTaactatatatattttgtaaaaataaaacaactttaaatcaactttaaattatatatgttttataaaaataaaacaaaaatctaCAATTTTTCAATAAAAAAACACAACCAAATACAACCAAACAACAAACCAACAACCTATTTTTTCCACCAAAACCTCATTTTTCCCCCAAAAATAAACAGTCAGCCCAAAACGACCCGCTTTGGCCAAAGTGATGCGCTTCGGTACGAGGTAATCAAACAAGGAATGACAGGCTCAGCCTTTGTCTGTTGATTTTAACCTCAAGCTCCCCGCTTTAACCAAAGCGAGACGTTTTGGAGTGTGCGAATAGCCTGGGCCTAATATAATAGATCAGTTGAAAAGTAGAAAAAGTGATGTTTCGTGAGATCATAAAAATTAGATATCATTATGAGCTGAGGCATTTTAAAATTGTGATCTTATACTCTGATTGGCTCGTTATACAAGTTTATGTTAATAGGCTAAATCATACATCTTTGAAGTTTGGATTACAATTTTTAGTGGGCTAATTTTTAAATTTGGGCTGATAGAAAGCGGGTTAGAGAATTTTGTTTTTAGACCGAGTGTTTTTGTCGAAATATTTGGCTGGTCATTTGGGCTTACTAGGTTTTGACTTGGGCCATTCAGTTGAATAAAAGATTATTTTTTGAACAACCTTTTAATCTACAAAAATCTCTAAAATGGGGAGTCGTCACAAGGAgatgttaaaaaataaatttgaaaatttcaTGTTTTTTGGAAAATGCAACAGTTGAAATGATGATGGAACGGTATTATGATTTAGTATATAAGATGGACGAGTTTTGTATAAAGATTTCAGATACTGTGAAAATATTAAAGTTTGCAGATTTGTTACCCTCACATTGGGATGATTTTGTGTTCAAATTGAAGAAACGTTCAGATTTTTTTGAAGTTGGCGTATAAGAGTTTCTTAGGCCAGGGGGTGTGGCCTAACGTCACCCCGTCAACTAGGCAACCATAACGCCCCTGGGACGGCATCTACCACACCGAGCAAATGAAAGGGGGCGCCATCCTCCTTCCGACAGCGCGTTAACGAGGCCAAATTGAGTTGATCGATGGAGAATGGTCAAAATGACCGTTGGTGCGAACGGtaacattcaaaaaaaaaataattttaaactttataattcacctataaatacccaacttTTTTCTTCATTTTCGTCCATTCTACCTCTAATCTTTATACCAACTCTCTacacttttttttaaataatcaaaCAATGTTTCCCCAACAACCAAAACGTGTGGGATCCAAACCATCCGTTTGGGCAAAGTGCACCAAACAATCCCAACAACAAGCAAGAAGACTGTTATCGAAGAGACCCGCGGACGGGTGAGCTTGGATATTATTCGATGCCACCTAGCACCCCAACTTCTCCTCATCCGACCACTCCACCGATTCCCGGTTTTTACGGATATTATtcccaacctccattatttccccAAAACataccccaaacccaaaacacacccgaacccgaacccgaatccGTACCCGAAACCCAAGCCGAACCCACTTTCTCAAAAGGTGTACGGTCGAGAAGGCGTCGTAAGAAGGGTGAGACCGAAACACATACTCCTAAGAAGGTCGAATTGTGGACGCCTAAGGAAGAATTTGCTTTGGCACAAGCATGGCTCGACGTATCAAAAGATGAGATTGTTGGTAAATTTTATCTCCATAAACTTTTTTTACATACTTTTATAAATAtacttttgtaaatatatttttataattaaacatTTTTATAGGAAACGACCAAGATGTAAAAGTATTTTGGAGGCGAATACGTGAGAAGTTTTTCGCCGCAATGGATCGTGGTGAATATTATACGGCCGACTCTTTTTCAGGAAAGTGGACCGCTATGTGGACCAAGATTAGCAATTTCAACAATATACATAATATTCTCGTCAACAATCATAGAAAAAGAAGCGGTTCGAGCAACGTAGACGTTATAACCCAAGCCCACAACGACTATAGATTGCATCATGGGCATTCGTTTACGATGCTAAATTCGTGGGAGCTTCTTCGCAAATCTCCCAAGTGGCATCTTGTACCACCGTTTGACCCAACCTCCCATaggtcaaaacagtccaaatcaacATCCACTACCGAACCATCCGAGTTTGATGCTCGAACAACAATTAATCTAAACGAAGACTTCGACGAATTTGAACAACCGCAAGAGCTGCCACGACCAAAGGGTAGGGATAAAAGTAAGGCAGCGGCACAAGCACGAGACACGTCTTCTTCAACGGCATCAGATGACCCGTCAAGGTTGGACGAGTTCGACAACAGACTCAACAAAATAATCTCGATGAAGGAAAGGAGCAAGAACTAAAAATGGACAAGAAAATCCAAACAAACATGCAATTTCTCGCGAAAGACTTTTCACATCTAGCAGAGGAGGACCAAGTCATTTTGGAGGCTCGTAAGACACAAATTCAAGCGaaatatatgtaattttattttctagtactttattttttaactttgCATTTTTTAGGACTTTgtaatgttttcttttattttaatgaaattatgtttttttttaattttctagttattaaaattggcatttaatttaaaaaataaaatctgtaaataaaaaataataattaggtTATGATGAtggggctttataccacaccctgcaagttaaaGGAAGGGGATTTAAAGCCCCCTGTGTGACGTGACGGTGaggtggcgtgataaagcccatAGGGGCTTTATACCATACCCACCAGCCTAGAAGCGTAAAAAAGCATGAACCCAAAGCAAAATGGAAGAAGGAAATGAAGAGATAAAAAATAATGGTGAAGAATTTTGAAGCCAAAGAATCTACCTCATTTACCATTGAAGCTTCATGTTCTGAACCGGTTTGTCCAAAGTGTGAAAAATATCAGACAGATAATGTCAAACTTATGAAAGATGTGGAGACTTTGACATtggaaaataaaaatttaaaacaaaatgaaaactattctgaaaacaaagtaaaaattttagaaaacgAAAAATTAGTTTTAAATGAAAATATTGtcgaaaaacaaaaagaaactaggTCCTCGTTCATTAATGTCGCGGTGATATCTAAACCTAAGTTTGATGTGCGCAATCCATCAGAAATAGGTAGAAACACAAGATTTCAcaattttctatgttttataaaCAATTGTCAGTCACGGTACAAATTTGACAGCGCTCGCCCCAAGGTCCATCAcgtatgtcacaccctgacttttgcggaagcgtggtttatttggtgtgacttcttaataccatagcaacaatcataacaatgctatatgataaaaatatgaGATGTTCATCCGTTAATATTGTTTAGAAAATACCATAACATACTTGTCTTGAAACATcaacccaaaataagttacatccatgacttgtttaaaatgagttcacaaggactcaacaaaagactttaaataaaacgAGGTTTGGAGAcatgttgtaacaccccgtgttttcgaatgtcaaagtcaaagtcaaagtcaaagtcaagtttgacttctttaaCTGTAATTAGTTTATTCTATGTTttgtttgtattatgtggagtaagtgttgttaatcagagaaatcgaagtaatcgaatgtttaatcgacgcgaaacgctttacgactgtgaatagtaggaagtaacaatgcgataaagttaatcaatcaataaccaagctaatcgaatcatcaatcgaactcgaaactcgaattatgcgaatttggtgttatattacgtgtgtgtgtaccttatgtgttacctgtgcgtgtttactttatgctatgtgtggtgatcaatcgaatcgaaactcgaaactcaatcgaactcagtcgaaatcgaaatcgaatatggaatgtagatgcttgtatgtagatatagtggttgggattaaaagtaatttgaataggaaactctatcatactcgtatcatcttcaatcgaaatcgaaatatcagaaatcgtcacGCCAAACACTCGAAGCAGGCtattgatcgatcaggctcccagccgatcgaacagcccaaccgatcggacggactatccgatcgagcaggctgtccgatagGGATGCCTGGctgatcggccagccctttccccttttggaagcctataaataggcctgtcattgtcattctttccacttttggaaaccctctgaccgaccagctcgtgttcctcactatttctcagatttctctcaatcccggtaagatttcatcctaaatcttgtactttcttgatcaatacatgctcctacacctttctatctttcaaatcttgatttctaaccgtgaaatcatcaagatctaagcattctaggatgatgtcatcatggtgttcttcaagaagttcatgttttggcctcaatccaccaagagtcacttggatctagccgatttccacataaacaaactaagatctatcacagatctgaacatttacatggtgtgaaggattaaAAGAGGGAttttgatgcgtgtgtagtgtaatatgttttagatgtatattttaagccctttttacacttttagccaagttttaaatttataaaacacgaaattcactaacactaaacacacatatgggcaagtgcacccatcgtggacgtagtatagtattggtaagataccgaggtcgtccaaggacacaagagcttttagtaccggtttatcctcaacgtctaatcaaatcaaaaatgttagaaaagatttttaaactaagaaaataaaaactaactaaatgctaaaaaataaaataaaaataaaaacagatagacaagatgaatcacttggatccgactcgtgtattagtataacctttgattattttcacacttttacacttatttaagagattatcttagttattgtagtaggcccctcttttgaaggcgacgttaccctcaacccggtagcttgagtcagcaaggatacaatcctaaagggtcagattattgaaagataatgaattaagttattaatgcaaattatggtaggcccctcttttggaggtgacattaccctcgactaagtagtctgagtcagtagggatacagtcctaaatagccgggttatagtattaatagtagttaacttatgagggggtcaaagagtttggatctccgccatccaatacctatgggtattgaaggagatcctactaaatttgacccaggtcccttgcaggatctctaaacgtTGAATAAGGGCAAggcccttaccaaaccgttcccttaacccccgaccaggtagccaacatacctccatatagaccgtggagatatgaatggtgaaaatcttttattttatatagacaataaaataatgccaagacaccacagacaaacgataaggaaagatcaccttcaacataagcaactagttattaaagtcattaatacaaaaccaaataaaaagtgcaaaagattaaaaataaaaagtattatactaaacacttgtcttcaccaagtgatgtaagagacttaggcaaacatggccttgattgtcaagaactcttacgatcaatcttggatcccgagacgactcacactctctatgatggacaatggatgatggtggtggatgatggtgttatggtggtggtgggtggtggatgaagtgtgagagaggtggtgtgccaagggatgagttgcaatgaagccaagcactcctatttataggctgaacagaagcctgggcacggccctgtgtccgctgggcacggccccgtgcctgtctgacagtctctctcttcattaattgtaattcgcaattacaattaatgcgcctgcagtactttcgccacgcccccgtgttcactgggcacggccccgtggtgggcaatagaagcttctataggtttgtcttttctgctgcttcttgggcacggccccgtgctggctgagcacggggcgtgttcagtcttctgccttctctgttttgcttgggaagatgctgtcgaggggtcgggcaatccacttatgttccttttcttgtatttatgttagatttagctgccttttttgctttttttgttaatttgagctcatttaatcctgaaaatacaaaaggaagacaaaaacactcttttttcaacattagtacttaaaaagggttagttttatgcctcatttgatgtaatttatatgttgcattttacacacatcaaatacccccacacttgaatttttgcttgtcctcaagcaaaactctttattatgtggctttcactcccaaatggaatgggtagaagagaaggttttggcttgtcatagagtgtcgggaatccaagatccttattgggttttatttttatctatttacaatcctattcgttatgatttatttagaacgtttcataagagaaattacttatttgggcatagcgtgcctttttaaatttccatttatatacaagttcacatacctcacgggggaaatcactcacactcggccgaaggtgtatttttagtgaatcactcgagagcggcatggaacttattcctaccataggcttgccaagcaatcaatcctcctcctttttaacttgttacctttgtaaatatcaagaggactttttaggtaaaggcttgggctaaaggtgggtagttgggttagtggttagtaaaagggcgaaaagcgtaaaaagcgtcggttttcgtaaaacattttgtttttagtgactttttattcttaatgaagtgtttcttcaaacaagcttttgttttaagagctttgtttgtttatttctaacttcatttttttttttgaagtcacacgaaaaccgagcttgttactaaaataaagggtaaaaataaaaaaaagggtttttggtgggtaaaaggggttttagggtaaagaaatgaaaggtttaggcttaaaggggttaactagggggagtttttgggtagatgaaaagaaaaataaaaataatggttttaaaaggaaaaagggttagtcctaatgcctccatcatttacttacttgggtttaagttggtaaggaccgggaatgaattgtcgtggcaagttctagagtcgtaagaaccaagcggctattcacacaagaaacgaaaaatgagcatttagcgtaaagatgtatatttgtatgctcaataaaggctcaaaactcactttttgtgggaatgggtttttctatgtgatcaagtatatataatcgaattttaactaagcttgtcatgccgtttcataattttcttatgttggttctttttatcacgacgctatcggttgtaaatttgtaaaaatataaccttgttagtcttagaattcgcaacttaaactttagacaagtaaaaaaaatgaaaatttttttgaaaaaatttggggtgattagcggttccaatagagttttgtgtaaggcttgttattagaacttgcaaaattcaaggctttagcatccccccacacttaaattacacattgccctcaatgtgtcccaaaaataaatttttaggttgattagatgtgtaacatggtgttaaaagcaaaactttatgttactggcagtctggacacggccccgtgtccgttggacacgaccccgtggtcaactgccagtaatgaaaacttacagaagttggacacgggggcgtgttggctaggcgcggccccgtgtctggcaaaaatctgcaggaaagtaaccaaacagcaggtctgggaggtgagcacgagggcgtgtcggctggacacgtccccgtgtggacagtctgtaagcctaAAAATAGGTTCCTTCCTCCGGTTTTTCCATCCTGGCCTTATGAGTGCTAATGCTTAGCACTCTAAGCATTgttttgtacctgtttcatcactacATACCACACCAAGTAATAccaacatcctacattaccatcgTTAATTGTTcaaagcataaagtaaaagaaaataaaagcagaaaataaaagtagttaaggaaagtaaattgttcaacacttggcacgcaggccacaaaCTGTTTTGATAGAAAAAGGTATTTTAACCTGTTGGCTCGCCATCAACCCACTCCTGCTCCTTCAACcccctagtccatgtcctcatcgctgtcatcacctccattcccatgacccgccatatactcccgaaTGCTGccgatatcgtcttgtatatcgttgatgtttcgcTCTATAGccccgacccggtggtatgtattgttggcaaggttaTAGGCGTTcttggtgcacatgaggttttcctacaaaagatcatgtaaactttggaagttaggaaaaccgcctccttgtgaggaggattgacccggatcaccatggggttgatactggtagtgaggaggtggtgcgtgaagaactagggcctcctgcgggttccatgcatgaccttgcgtcctttggaagctcactgacccgtcttccgcctcataaagtaagttcatggctcggcagatgtgatagtcaactcgtcccgaccatgggcttctttcaaaggacctagggatgcgcgtgaagtgcttgaagaggcggtacacccaccctccaaagaagataggtgttggagcacgagcaaggcggttcaaatgcatgtttcgcagtaggagatAGGGAACATCAAGAGGCtttcggttgtggatgcagtgaaggacaaccaaatctttcaaccctacaacgccactactgtcatgacgttggctaagagagtaggtgaggagcctgtgcaTGTAGCGATTGAgtggatccctcagcttagtactcttggtgctgctagggttgtagattccttcaccgatttgagcccatgcagcttgacgttcattttcgtccaaatctcgtaatcccccggtattttcctcattCCCCGATTCTTCTTCAGCGTACAATCCCACTATTGCTCCGAactgtgccatagagatcgagtacctcgttccaccacatcgaaatgctaccccttcattgtcgaacgggtcacaccttgaagtgaaggtaaaagtactatagaactccatggtgcattgatgcaccgaccgaagccggaTGGTCAATGCAACCCTtagtggtcccgtaacgatgttgttgaatcggtccagctggttttccaaggttaacaggtccgtgcatgctcgtcTGGGGTACTCATCGGGCCTTGTTTGAAGCAactcgtatcttgccctagcatcgagctcactcgcattgaaccttgtgaactttgccatctgaaagaatatactaaaagttagcatgaaacagtgagattttgaaaagaaacttcaaacagtgggctggacacggccccgtgttcagcgggcacgaccccgtgtccaggcgtctgttactcaaagtcttcatttttcgtcccgttcccgaaaatctgaaaatttttagccaagtaggagcggtttcccccgaaaatgaaaccccaagtgccgtttttcccaaaacaacccgtttaccccttcaattttatctttttcggttcaaaaacaagggtttgaagtttttgtgagaaatcgggcaaatctatcaacaatacaagtgtatttacttcccattacactaatctaaactaatactaacagattatatcaaaaatttgaggttcgatccggatgaacttgaagaaccctagatttttccccaaattttgatgtttttactacatgcaagtaactaatctaactactaatgatgatagaatcataccttaaTGTTGTTGAACGTGGAGGtaacgtcggaaatctgcggaaaatcgccttgaacTAGAGCGTTTTTGgtaaaacggggcgtgtggaatgaggtaactgttatgaaaagtgggttttatcccgacagttgcgtcgacacggccctgtgtccagtgggcacggcctcgtgccgagcaaaagtttttttcttttttttacgtgctcgtgtgagtgcccatttttccgaaaacatggttagaagacttaccggtttcgatgtatacttacttgttcgtaacataccgggtatgatgtgggtgctcgttattcgttaaccgtttgta of Helianthus annuus cultivar XRQ/B chromosome 1, HanXRQr2.0-SUNRISE, whole genome shotgun sequence contains these proteins:
- the LOC110930527 gene encoding glutathione S-transferase T3-like, producing the protein MPPSTPTSPHPTTPPIPGFYGYYSQPPLFPQNIPQTQNTPEPEPESVPETQAEPTFSKGVRSRRRRKKGETETHTPKKVELWTPKEEFALAQAWLDVSKDEIVGNDQDVKVFWRRIREKFFAAMDRGEYYTADSFSGKWTAMWTKISNFNNIHNILVNNHRKRSGSSNVDVITQAHNDYRLHHGHSFTMLNSWELLRKSPKWHLVPPFDPTSHRSKQSKSTSTTEPSEFDARTTINLNEDFDEFEQPQELPRPKGRDKSKAAAQARDTSSSTASDDPSRLDEFDNRLNKIISMKERSKN